From Streptomyces chrestomyceticus JCM 4735, one genomic window encodes:
- the pelF gene encoding GT4 family glycosyltransferase PelF: protein MLTEGTYPHVHGGVSTWCDQLVRGMPEVRFNVIALTGSGREPVTWDLPDNVYARSSVPMWGPPPGRRTAGLLRGRDRRRFIDTYERFLLSMLDPQSCTDFGTELYALAALAREGRLSAALRTESALRSLMWIWTLPHVATRAANPTVHDALTATDLLEHALRPLSVRVPEDSVAHAVSNGLACLPALAAKEFDGVPFLLTEHGIYLRERYLGYRSDAQRWPVKALMLGFYRQLTIESYRAADLVTPCNKYNKRWEERGGTPPEKIRTVYNGVDVQQFPHAEQEPDAPTLSWAGRIDPIKDLETLIRAYALCRAEVPDLRLRLFGGVPAGGEAYKTRCEKLAASLGVTDGLSWEGRIDDVARAYAAGSVVMLSSISEGFPFSLIEAMSCGRSTVSTDVGGVREAVGDTGLVVPPREPEAMAKATLELLKGGWEKRAELGSRARQRVIDQFTLRRSVDGFRTIYRELDGADRQAAEQRDEWTLQLRGPWNTPLAADGAGW, encoded by the coding sequence ATGCTCACCGAAGGCACCTACCCGCACGTCCACGGCGGTGTCTCCACCTGGTGCGACCAGCTCGTACGGGGCATGCCCGAAGTCCGTTTCAACGTCATCGCGCTGACCGGCAGCGGCCGTGAGCCGGTGACCTGGGACCTGCCCGACAACGTCTACGCGCGCTCCTCCGTGCCCATGTGGGGCCCGCCGCCGGGACGGCGTACCGCCGGGCTCCTCCGCGGGCGCGACCGTCGCCGCTTCATCGACACCTACGAGCGCTTCCTGCTGTCCATGCTGGACCCGCAGTCCTGCACCGACTTCGGCACCGAGCTGTACGCACTGGCCGCGCTGGCCCGCGAGGGGCGCCTGAGCGCCGCGCTGCGCACCGAGTCCGCGCTGCGCTCCCTGATGTGGATCTGGACCCTGCCGCACGTCGCCACGCGCGCGGCCAACCCCACCGTGCACGACGCGCTCACCGCCACCGACCTGCTCGAACACGCGCTGCGGCCGCTGTCCGTACGGGTGCCGGAGGACAGCGTGGCGCACGCGGTCAGCAACGGGCTGGCCTGCCTGCCCGCGCTCGCCGCCAAGGAGTTCGACGGCGTACCGTTCCTCCTCACCGAGCACGGCATCTACCTGCGCGAGCGCTACCTCGGCTACCGCTCCGACGCCCAGCGCTGGCCCGTCAAGGCCCTGATGCTCGGCTTCTACCGGCAGCTCACCATCGAGAGCTACCGGGCCGCCGACCTCGTCACGCCGTGCAACAAGTACAACAAGCGCTGGGAGGAGCGCGGCGGCACCCCGCCCGAGAAGATCCGTACCGTCTACAACGGCGTCGACGTCCAGCAGTTCCCGCACGCCGAACAGGAGCCGGACGCGCCGACGCTGAGCTGGGCCGGGCGGATCGACCCGATCAAGGACCTGGAAACCCTCATCCGCGCCTACGCGCTGTGCCGCGCCGAGGTCCCCGACCTGCGGCTGCGGCTGTTCGGCGGGGTGCCGGCCGGCGGCGAGGCGTACAAGACCCGCTGCGAGAAGCTGGCCGCCTCGCTCGGCGTGACCGACGGGCTGAGCTGGGAGGGGCGCATCGACGACGTGGCCCGCGCCTACGCGGCCGGCAGCGTCGTCATGCTCTCCAGCATCTCCGAGGGCTTCCCGTTCAGCCTGATAGAGGCCATGTCCTGCGGCCGCTCGACCGTCTCGACCGACGTCGGCGGGGTGCGCGAGGCGGTCGGTGACACCGGGCTCGTCGTACCGCCCCGCGAACCCGAAGCGATGGCCAAGGCCACCCTGGAACTGCTCAAGGGCGGCTGGGAGAAGCGCGCCGAACTCGGCAGCCGGGCCCGGCAGCGGGTCATCGACCAGTTCACGCTGCGCCGCTCCGTCGACGGCTTCCGCACCATCTACCGCGAACTCGACGGCGCGGACCGGCAGGCCGCCGAGCAGCGGGACGAGTGGACCCTCCAGTTGCGCGGGCCCTGGAACACCCCCCTCGCCGCCGACGGGGCCGGCTGGTGA
- a CDS encoding endo alpha-1,4 polygalactosaminidase translates to MNPPHHRKRLLLLLGALLFVSTACSQTPPGPHDKPGPSASSGTGSGSPSSPGAPSSPGGGAPRPVWHPKPGVDWQWQLTGKLDLSVDAPVYDIDGFREKAATVADLHKRGRKAICYISVGAYEDFRPDASRFPKDVIGEENGWEGEKWLDIRRLDVLRPLMAKRFDMCREKGFDAVEPDNVDGYKNDTGFDLEAADQLAFNRMIAKLAHDRGMSVGLKNDLDQIPQLVGDFDFAVNEQCAQYDECAKMTPFIKAGKAVFHVEYELPAAKFCASTNRLGLSSLQKRLHLDAWRKAC, encoded by the coding sequence ATGAACCCCCCGCATCACCGCAAGAGACTCCTGCTCCTCCTCGGCGCGCTCCTGTTCGTCAGCACGGCCTGTTCGCAGACCCCGCCCGGCCCGCACGACAAGCCCGGCCCCAGCGCGAGCTCCGGCACCGGCTCCGGCAGCCCGAGCAGCCCCGGCGCACCCAGCAGCCCCGGGGGCGGCGCGCCGCGTCCCGTCTGGCACCCGAAGCCGGGCGTCGACTGGCAGTGGCAGCTCACCGGCAAGCTCGACCTCTCCGTGGACGCGCCCGTCTACGACATCGACGGCTTCCGGGAGAAGGCCGCCACGGTCGCCGACCTCCACAAGCGGGGCCGCAAGGCCATCTGCTACATCAGCGTCGGCGCGTACGAGGACTTCCGTCCGGACGCGTCCCGCTTCCCCAAGGACGTCATCGGGGAGGAGAACGGCTGGGAGGGCGAGAAGTGGCTCGACATCCGGCGCCTGGACGTGCTGCGCCCGCTGATGGCCAAGCGCTTCGACATGTGCCGTGAGAAGGGCTTCGACGCGGTCGAGCCGGACAACGTCGACGGCTACAAGAACGACACCGGCTTCGACCTGGAGGCGGCGGACCAGCTCGCCTTCAATCGCATGATCGCCAAGCTGGCCCACGACCGGGGCATGTCCGTCGGCCTCAAGAACGACCTCGACCAGATCCCCCAGCTCGTCGGCGACTTCGACTTCGCCGTCAACGAGCAGTGCGCCCAGTACGACGAGTGCGCGAAGATGACCCCGTTCATCAAGGCGGGCAAGGCCGTCTTCCACGTCGAGTACGAACTCCCGGCCGCCAAGTTCTGCGCCTCGACGAACCGCCTCGGTCTCAGCTCCCTCCAGAAGCGCCTGCATCTGGACGCTTGGCGGAAGGCCTGCTGA
- a CDS encoding adenosylcobinamide-GDP ribazoletransferase, with protein MNDAAAPSGPSPSPTLGDAMRFAFGTLTVLPVRLRRWDRPASRGGMLCAPVAGLVIGLAAAALGTGLLLLGSGPLLAAVATAAVPAVLTRGLHLDGLADTADGLGSGKPAEDALRIMKQSDIGPFGVITLLFTLLAQVAALAQLYGRGWAEGATAAVVAAVTARCALTLAARHGVPAARPEGLGAAVAGTVPLPAAATAAALVVALSAALGSTHSGGHGALHTALAALLALAVGEAALRRCRYRFGGITGDVFGAVAETTGLAAVVVLALG; from the coding sequence ATGAACGACGCCGCCGCCCCGTCCGGCCCCTCGCCTTCCCCCACCCTCGGGGACGCCATGCGCTTCGCCTTCGGCACGCTGACCGTGCTGCCCGTACGGCTCCGCCGCTGGGACCGGCCGGCCTCACGCGGCGGCATGCTGTGCGCGCCGGTCGCCGGGCTGGTGATCGGCCTGGCCGCGGCGGCCCTGGGCACCGGGCTCCTCCTCCTGGGCAGCGGCCCCCTGCTCGCCGCCGTCGCCACCGCGGCCGTCCCCGCCGTCCTCACCCGCGGCCTCCACCTGGACGGGCTCGCCGACACCGCCGACGGCCTGGGCAGCGGCAAGCCCGCCGAGGACGCGCTGCGCATCATGAAGCAGTCCGACATCGGCCCGTTCGGCGTCATCACCCTGCTCTTCACCCTGCTCGCCCAGGTGGCCGCCCTCGCCCAGTTGTACGGACGCGGCTGGGCCGAGGGCGCGACGGCGGCCGTCGTCGCGGCCGTGACCGCCCGCTGCGCCCTCACCCTCGCCGCCCGCCACGGCGTGCCCGCGGCCCGCCCCGAAGGGCTGGGCGCCGCCGTGGCCGGCACGGTGCCGCTCCCCGCCGCGGCCACCGCGGCCGCCCTCGTCGTCGCTCTCTCCGCAGCCCTCGGCAGCACCCACTCCGGCGGCCACGGCGCCCTCCACACCGCCCTGGCCGCCCTCCTCGCCCTCGCCGTCGGCGAGGCGGCCCTGCGCCGCTGCCGCTACCGTTTCGGCGGCATCACCGGGGACGTCTTCGGCGCCGTCGCGGAGACGACGGGGCTGGCGGCGGTGGTGGTGCTGGCGCTGGGGTGA
- a CDS encoding leucyl aminopeptidase, whose amino-acid sequence MTALTLSTSSAATLRADTVVVGVAKGAKGVVLAPGAEAVDKAFDGGLAAVLETLGASGAEGEVTKLPAGSGLKAAVVLAVGLGDAPAEDGEYDPEVLRRGAGAAARALAGTKKAAFALPAGDAGDTAAVAEGALLGAYAFTAYRSGGDATTARGGKKAEGNGKAPLAEIAILGGKPRDKAYKAAAERAETLAAEVNRARDLINTPSNDLTPKSFAAQAQAAAKEFGLKVEVLDEKALKKGGYGGLMGVGQGSENPPRLVRIAYTHPKAEKTLALVGKGITYDSGGISLKPAGFNETMKCDMSGAAAVFAAVVAAARLGLRVNVTGWLALAENMPSGNAMRPGDVLTMYNGKTVEVLNTDAEGRLVLADALTRASEERPDAIVDVATLTGAMVMALGNRTFGIMSNDDAFRASLHEIAEAAGEPSWPMPMPSELRRSMDSPVADLKNVGERAGSGLLAGVFLKEFVGEGITWAHLDIAGPAFHESAPFGYTPKGGTGSAVRTLVRLAERTADGDLG is encoded by the coding sequence GTGACTGCACTGACCCTCAGCACATCCTCCGCCGCGACGTTGCGTGCGGACACCGTTGTCGTCGGCGTGGCCAAGGGCGCCAAGGGCGTCGTACTGGCCCCCGGCGCCGAAGCCGTGGACAAGGCGTTCGACGGCGGGCTCGCCGCCGTCCTGGAGACCCTCGGCGCGAGCGGTGCCGAGGGCGAGGTCACCAAGCTGCCGGCCGGCTCCGGCCTGAAGGCGGCGGTCGTCCTGGCGGTCGGCCTGGGCGACGCCCCGGCCGAGGACGGGGAGTACGACCCCGAGGTGCTGCGCCGCGGCGCCGGCGCCGCCGCCCGCGCCCTGGCCGGCACCAAGAAGGCCGCCTTCGCGCTGCCCGCCGGGGACGCCGGGGACACCGCGGCGGTCGCCGAGGGCGCGCTGCTCGGCGCGTACGCCTTCACCGCGTACCGCAGCGGCGGCGACGCGACGACCGCCCGCGGCGGCAAGAAGGCCGAAGGCAACGGCAAGGCGCCGCTGGCCGAGATCGCGATCCTCGGCGGCAAGCCGCGCGACAAGGCCTACAAGGCCGCCGCCGAGCGCGCCGAGACGCTGGCCGCCGAGGTCAACCGCGCCCGCGACCTGATCAACACCCCCTCCAACGACCTCACCCCGAAGTCCTTCGCCGCGCAGGCCCAGGCCGCCGCGAAGGAGTTCGGCCTCAAGGTCGAGGTGCTGGACGAGAAGGCCCTGAAGAAGGGCGGCTACGGCGGCCTGATGGGCGTCGGCCAGGGCTCGGAGAACCCGCCGCGGCTGGTGCGGATCGCCTACACCCACCCGAAGGCCGAAAAGACCCTGGCGCTCGTCGGCAAGGGCATCACCTACGACTCGGGCGGCATCTCCCTGAAGCCGGCCGGCTTCAACGAGACCATGAAGTGCGACATGAGCGGTGCCGCCGCGGTGTTCGCCGCGGTCGTGGCCGCCGCCCGGCTGGGCCTGCGGGTCAACGTCACCGGCTGGCTGGCGCTCGCCGAGAACATGCCCTCGGGCAACGCGATGCGCCCCGGCGACGTGCTGACCATGTACAACGGCAAGACCGTCGAGGTGCTGAACACCGACGCCGAGGGCCGTCTGGTGCTGGCCGACGCGCTGACCCGCGCCTCGGAGGAGCGGCCCGACGCGATCGTGGACGTCGCGACGCTGACCGGCGCGATGGTGATGGCGCTGGGCAACCGGACCTTCGGGATCATGTCCAACGACGATGCCTTCCGGGCGAGCCTGCACGAGATCGCGGAGGCGGCCGGCGAGCCGTCCTGGCCGATGCCGATGCCGTCCGAGCTGCGCCGGAGCATGGACTCCCCGGTCGCCGACCTGAAGAACGTCGGCGAGCGCGCGGGCAGCGGCCTGCTGGCCGGTGTCTTCCTGAAGGAGTTCGTGGGCGAGGGCATCACCTGGGCGCACCTGGACATCGCCGGCCCGGCCTTCCACGAGAGCGCGCCGTTCGGTTACACCCCCAAGGGTGGCACCGGCTCCGCGGTGCGCACCCTGGTGCGGCTGGCCGAGCGGACCGCGGACGGCGACCTCGGCTGA
- a CDS encoding spherulation-specific family 4 protein — MTRPFPGPLRPPSRQLLVPLYEHPAERPDAWRRLVAAASDLYGVVLNPASGPGAAADPGFAEVAGQLRAAGVRVLGYADTDYGRRPHAAVVQDLLRHRDWYGADGVFLDQAASGAGLLTHYSRLTVAARAAGARTVVLNHGVHPHPGYLDFADLLVTFEDTWAAYETAEVPPWTAHHPPERFCHLIHGLPETRAEAAAELARRRGAAVHCAVPGTAPHPWDALPPYLETPR, encoded by the coding sequence ATGACCCGGCCGTTCCCGGGGCCGCTCCGTCCGCCCTCCCGCCAACTGCTGGTTCCGCTCTACGAACATCCCGCCGAACGCCCCGACGCCTGGCGGCGGCTGGTCGCCGCAGCATCCGATCTGTACGGCGTGGTGCTCAATCCGGCCAGCGGACCGGGCGCCGCCGCCGACCCGGGCTTCGCCGAGGTCGCCGGACAACTGCGGGCCGCGGGCGTACGGGTCCTCGGTTACGCGGACACCGACTACGGCCGCCGCCCGCACGCCGCCGTCGTCCAGGACCTGCTGCGGCACCGCGACTGGTACGGGGCCGACGGCGTGTTCCTCGACCAGGCCGCGTCCGGCGCCGGGCTCCTCACGCACTACAGCCGCCTGACGGTCGCCGCGCGCGCCGCCGGGGCCCGTACCGTCGTCCTCAACCACGGCGTCCATCCGCACCCGGGCTACCTGGACTTCGCCGACCTCCTGGTCACCTTCGAGGACACCTGGGCCGCGTACGAGACCGCCGAGGTCCCGCCGTGGACCGCCCACCACCCGCCCGAACGGTTCTGCCACCTCATCCACGGCCTTCCCGAGACCCGCGCGGAGGCCGCCGCCGAGCTGGCCCGGCGACGCGGGGCCGCCGTGCACTGCGCCGTCCCCGGCACCGCGCCGCACCCCTGGGACGCACTTCCGCCCTACTTGGAGACACCCCGATGA